GTCATCAGCCCCTGCACCATCAGCGCGTTGCCCGCCACCTGCACCTCGGTTCCGGTTGAACGGATAAAATCGCGCACCGCGTCCATGGTTTCGCCCCGGTTCCACCACCACTCGGCAAGGGTCCAGTCGGCCACATAGCTGAGCACTGGCGTCTGGTCCACCCGCTCCAGCTGTTCGGGCTCTCTTGCCCGCTCAATTTCGGCAATATAGCTGAGTGGAATTTCACGGCTTCCCAGGCGAAGCGTGATATCGGTTGGGTCATATATCTGCCCCTGCTGGCCCAGAAGCCGGATGCTGATTCGTTCATCCTCGCGTGCCCAGTCGCTCACAAAACTGCCTCGGGTTACCGACTCGAGGTAGCGGATCACCTCCTGCTCGCTGATACCCAGCTGCAGCATGCGGTCGATCCGGAATCGCAGGTTCCAGATATCCACCTCCTGCTCGTACTGCTTTCGAAACTCCACTGCCAGGCCCGCATCGCGCAGCGACTGTTCCAGGCGTCCGGCTTGTCGCTCACTCTCCTGGCGGTTCATTCCGATCAGGCGAAACAGCACGGGCGGCTGATCGGCCCCTATCAGCGCACTCCAGCTTTGGGTATCCGATACGGGCTCCACGGTCCACTCCGGAAAATCCTGATCAAAATCAGTCAGGATGGCGGCGGCCTCTTCGGCGTCCTCATAACCGTTGACGGGCACCGTGACGGTAAACTTATTCAATCCTTCCCGTGCCAGATTCGCCAGGTTGGTCTGATCGGTGTACCCGCCCTCCATCTGGATGCGTCCGCCGCCGAGGCCCGCATTTTGCAGGCGGAGCAGGAGCGCATCGGACGCCTGACGCGTGGACGGTAGCGATGTGTTTCCGGGCAACTGTATGCGCCATGTAACCAGCGACGGTTCGTCCTCAGGCAGCATCGATTTGGGAACCACCGTAAAGGCATAACCCGCCGCAGCTACCAGCAGCAGTGCGCCCATAAACATCCATAAAGGACGTTTCAGTACCCGCTGCAGGCTTCCCTCATACCGCTCCAGCAGGTTGTCGAAAAATGCGCGCGTGTTGAGCTGGCCATCGCCTTTTATTCCGTTTTCATCATCTTTCCTTTTACGGCGTTCCAGAATCTGAACAACCAGAACCGGCAGAATCACCAGGGCCACCATGAGGGAGGCCAGCAGGCTGATGGAAAGTGTGTAGGCCTGATCCTGGAAAAAAGCCCCCTCAAATCCGCCCAGGAAGATGAGCGGCAGAAAGACGGAGATCGTTGTAAAGGTTGATGCCGTTACCGCGAGGGCAATCTCTTTGGTACCCCTGGATGCTGCGCGCTTCACGGTTTTTGTAAGCGGCATGTGCCGGTTGATGTTTTCGAGAACCACGATGGCGTTGTCGAGCAGCAGACCGATCCCCAGGGTGAGTCCGCTCAGCGAAACGATGTTGAGCTGGATGTCGGATACGTACATCACAAAAAAGGTGAGAAAGATGGAGACCGGGATGGCCACGCCAATCGTAAACGGGGTGCGCACATCATTCAAAAAGGTGAACAGAACAAAAAAGGCAAGAACGCCGCCGATCAGAAGCGTCTGAAGCAGGTTGGAGATCGCTTTGCGGATAAAGGTAGCGTCTTCGCGCAGTATCTCCATGCTGATGTTGGGATAGAGTTCACGCATCTGCTCCAGCAGCGGCATGAGGGTGTCGAACACCTCCACCGTATTGCTGCCAAACTCCTTTTTCACGAGCAGATTGAGCACTTGCTCGCCCTGAAGGGTTGCGAAAGAAGTGGGATCGGTCTCTGCCAGCTCTACTTCGGCAATTTCACCCAGAGTCAGGATGCGACCCTCTCCCAGCAAGGTGAGCGGCATCCGTTCGAGCTCTTCCAGCTCGCGTATGCGGCTCTCTATCTTGAGCGAGTAGCGATACCAGCCGTCGCGGATCTCCCCGCTCGGACTCATGATATTGGCCTGCTGCACCAGGTTCTGCACCTGACCCAGCGACAGCCCGAATCGGTCGATCTCCCGCGGCAGGTAGCGGATCTGCACTTCCGGCTCTACGGCCCCCACCGTAACCACCTGCGCAATGCCTTCGGCTTGTTCAAGGCGCCTCGAGAGCACCTGCTCGGCCCACCGCTTCAGCGCAAGGCGGGTTTCAAAATCGGCATTGGGACGGTCTTTCGAGGTGACCGCAATCACCGCGATCGGTTCATCGGCCGTGGTATTGAATATGAGCTGCGGACGCGAGGCCTGGTCGGGCATGATGTACTGAACCTGATCCAGTTTCTCCCGTACGTTGAGGAATGCGAGGTCCATGTTGTGGCCCCAGCGGAAACTAAGGTAGATCACGCTCTGCCCCTGCCGGGCAAATCCGTGCACCTGCTCGATGCCGGGAATGGTGCTCAGCACCGCCTCCAGCCGGTCGTTGATCCGGTTTTCAATCTCGCGAGGCGACGCACCCTGCCAGTCGGTACGCACCACCAGGTTGGGCGAATCCACGTCGGGCAGCAGATCCACCGAAAGCTCATTGAGTGCGAGCCCGCCAAAAATGAAGGCAGCCAGGATCAGGATAATAGCGGTTATGGGTCGGTTTAGGAGCAATGCTTATGATTTGATTTAAGGACCTGACAGCGTCCCGGTGCTTTTCCGGGTCCTATCAGCGTCCGGTGTTTAAGTTGGCAGTTGGCAGTTGGCAGTTGGCAACTTTGGAATCATGATTTAGATCTTCATAACATTATGGCCTCAGATGGCAGTTGACAGTTGGTTCCGAAGCCTCGAGACAGCTTGGCGCCTGTAGCTTGCATCCTGAAGCCTGAAGCATGCACCCTACGCCTTGTGCCATGTGTGCAACGAAAAGAATAGTATAAACTTCTGGAAACTGCAACAGTTTATTTATAGACGAGATGGAAATAAGGAAAGTTTTAATTGAGCTGTCAGCTTACAGGTTTCAGCTTTCAGCTGATCTGTATGTTGTTAGTAGTCAGTGGTCAGTTGTTTGCCCCGTAGGGATCACTTCGCGGGATTTTCCCCGTCTCACGTTTGACGTTTGACGTCTGGCGTCTCAAGACTCACGACTCAAATCAAACCCATACCGCACCACCTCCCTCAGCCCATCCTCATTCACTTCCAATACCCAGAGTGTTCCGTCCCGGATTTCCTGGATGCGATGATCCGGATTCCAGGGAAAGACGGCCAGCAGCTCGCCGGTGTTTGACAGAACGTGGTACTGCGTGGCGTCCGGGTCATCCGTGCGTCGTTGTACCCAGAGACGGCCTTCGTCATCGGGCATGAAGGTTGTCCACGAGGGCCACGTTTCGGGCATGTCGTCGTTCTCCACCATGCTCTTCCAGGGCTCGGTGCGGTCCCGGTAATCTTCCAGGATCTCATTGCGGTTTAACGGCGGATTTTCATAATCGTAATAGACCGCCCTTCGGTACTCCCCATTCAGATCATAGTATTTGAACAGAAAATGCTCGTTCCAGCCGTGTATGATTCCATCTTCATGCACCTGTACGACCGACGATCGCTTATAGGGAACCGACATAACCGACATGCTGCCGTCGCCGTGGTGTACCAAAGCCTCCGATGCCGGAAAGTTGTACACCTCATCACCTGCAAATTCGCCGGTAACGGCGTTCATCATCCTTCCCCGGATGCGGCGCTCCGAAGGATCAGCATTCGGCCTGCCTGCACGAAAGCCCATGCTGAGATGTGCCAGTATCAGATTATTATCCGGTACAAGCGAAAATGAACTGAATGATTGTGGAAATGCAGCCTCCTCGTCCGACGGAACCGATACCGAAAAGTCACCAACCACCTCAAATGTATCCGGATCGTACCGGGTAATCCGGCGGTTTCTCCGATCGTAATGGTAAAAATAGTTTTCGTCCGACTGCATCACCCCCACAGCCCTGTACTCACCTGGGCCATCACCCTCTCGTCCAATCTGCCGGTTGTAGCTGCCATCCGGATTGAAGAGGTGAATGGCCGTTTGGCGGCTGTCTCCGATAAAGACCCTTCCGCGGGGATCCACGTGAACCATGAGCCAGTCGCTGAGCAGAACATTTTCCGTATCCCCGTAGACCGTTTCGGGAATCAGTTCGATTTCACGCACTGGCTCGGTATCAGCCGGAAACACCGCCAGGTTTTCGAGGGATGCGATTTCCTCTGGCAGTTCTACATTCGGGGCGGAGCAGGATTGAATCAACAGGAACAGGGTGACTGCCACGGAGGCACAGAAGAGGAGTTCTAATTTCGTGGTTTTCCGTGTTTCTGTGGCATTCCTGTAGAATTTGTTCATAGTACCGGAATTTTATGAGCTCTCAGCTATCAGGCTTCAGATGTCAGCCAGTTGTTTGTTGATAGTAGTTCTTCA
Above is a genomic segment from Rhodohalobacter mucosus containing:
- a CDS encoding 6-bladed beta-propeller, with the protein product MNKFYRNATETRKTTKLELLFCASVAVTLFLLIQSCSAPNVELPEEIASLENLAVFPADTEPVREIELIPETVYGDTENVLLSDWLMVHVDPRGRVFIGDSRQTAIHLFNPDGSYNRQIGREGDGPGEYRAVGVMQSDENYFYHYDRRNRRITRYDPDTFEVVGDFSVSVPSDEEAAFPQSFSSFSLVPDNNLILAHLSMGFRAGRPNADPSERRIRGRMMNAVTGEFAGDEVYNFPASEALVHHGDGSMSVMSVPYKRSSVVQVHEDGIIHGWNEHFLFKYYDLNGEYRRAVYYDYENPPLNRNEILEDYRDRTEPWKSMVENDDMPETWPSWTTFMPDDEGRLWVQRRTDDPDATQYHVLSNTGELLAVFPWNPDHRIQEIRDGTLWVLEVNEDGLREVVRYGFDLSRES
- a CDS encoding efflux RND transporter permease subunit is translated as MLLNRPITAIILILAAFIFGGLALNELSVDLLPDVDSPNLVVRTDWQGASPREIENRINDRLEAVLSTIPGIEQVHGFARQGQSVIYLSFRWGHNMDLAFLNVREKLDQVQYIMPDQASRPQLIFNTTADEPIAVIAVTSKDRPNADFETRLALKRWAEQVLSRRLEQAEGIAQVVTVGAVEPEVQIRYLPREIDRFGLSLGQVQNLVQQANIMSPSGEIRDGWYRYSLKIESRIRELEELERMPLTLLGEGRILTLGEIAEVELAETDPTSFATLQGEQVLNLLVKKEFGSNTVEVFDTLMPLLEQMRELYPNISMEILREDATFIRKAISNLLQTLLIGGVLAFFVLFTFLNDVRTPFTIGVAIPVSIFLTFFVMYVSDIQLNIVSLSGLTLGIGLLLDNAIVVLENINRHMPLTKTVKRAASRGTKEIALAVTASTFTTISVFLPLIFLGGFEGAFFQDQAYTLSISLLASLMVALVILPVLVVQILERRKRKDDENGIKGDGQLNTRAFFDNLLERYEGSLQRVLKRPLWMFMGALLLVAAAGYAFTVVPKSMLPEDEPSLVTWRIQLPGNTSLPSTRQASDALLLRLQNAGLGGGRIQMEGGYTDQTNLANLAREGLNKFTVTVPVNGYEDAEEAAAILTDFDQDFPEWTVEPVSDTQSWSALIGADQPPVLFRLIGMNRQESERQAGRLEQSLRDAGLAVEFRKQYEQEVDIWNLRFRIDRMLQLGISEQEVIRYLESVTRGSFVSDWAREDERISIRLLGQQGQIYDPTDITLRLGSREIPLSYIAEIERAREPEQLERVDQTPVLSYVADWTLAEWWWNRGETMDAVRDFIRSTGTEVQVAGNALMVQGLMTDMAALLLLSILIIYIILAIQFENLKYPLIIILAVPFAWVGSLLIMWITGTGLNAMSFMGVLILTGIAVNDSILKVDFMRRYLEDTGNLGKAIELAGRHRFRPVVMTSVTTILGLVPMLIPFGEGYAFRQSLALALMGGMITSTTLTLYLIPVIFGWVEKGSEKAEVI